The Lolium rigidum isolate FL_2022 chromosome 1, APGP_CSIRO_Lrig_0.1, whole genome shotgun sequence region tgtgaactcgaaggatccgcaacGAACCAAGTTTCTTGGACTTGGTGGCGTTGGCGATTCCAGCACGAACGTCGCAGACGTGACCGGGACTGCCGATGacatgccttgtgccgacaggtttcctacagacggcgccaattgtcgagggtactccccggcaatgccctccgtatggggcttagggtagacggaatcctgtaggctgacacgagacatcggttatcaaacaagcagggggagcgatttacccaggtttggggccctcgatgaggtaaaacccttacgtcctgcctgtctgatcttgattgctGAAAATatcggttacaatggggtgccgaaggttttgactatgatctcgtcgagaggctaagttctatggtgacctagctctagacttacagTGGTTATGGCTAttatgattgtgtgtccctcggcagaccctctcctggcccttatattgggagccaggtctcgagaggtctgtccgggtacgactaggttacaaagagccaTAGGtttaaactttccttgtattcttcgtcttcttgccttgtccttcaagaatccttcttcggaaCCGACGTAACGGCCCACCTGGTCATTGAGTGCCTTCTTGGGCCCCTGGCTGGGCTGTAAGAGATAGTgtaatactagttacccgaagggtaatgcccacatcaagggGCCTCTGTAAATGTACCAGACACTATATAAGCCTCAGTAGCACCCCCTCCGGAGGGATCGATCATACTCACCTCCATACTTGCATACACCGCTGGGAGCAGGGAGAGACCTTCATCTACCTCCAGCCTGCTCCCAAGTCGGCcatagctctaggagcaccattgtactatcTCACACTTATGCAGATTATGCCCATACCCGCCTCCGGAATCCTCCGTAGTTCATAGGCCTCACTTTTCCtctacttaagccatcccatggcatcttccATGATGATACCACGACAATCACCATATCAGTGGGCAGCTGAGGATCAGTGTTGCCCTTCTCATACTTGTCATCCTTTGTCTCTACTTACCCCATCTAAAGCCTTCTTTTTGCTAGCGAGCCTGAAGAGTTATGTTTATCCGTGTCCATATCCTTGGCCGGACTGGTGGTTGTGTCATCAAGTTCATCACTAAGAACCTATCCTTCGCCATAGTTAAGAGTAGCGTACCTCAGCTAATAGGTGCTGCACCACCGTGGTCACTAAAATTCCTCTCCCTTACATCGCTTGGAGGATCCCTTCCATAGCCTCGAGCTCCTCCACGACCACCACCTCTATTACCACCAACCCCCTACCATGCCATGTATCCCAATCAGCTTTAAGAAAATTTCCCCACTTAAACTTTTCCTCGTCATGTTCTCCAGACCCACACTCAAGATAGGTATGTCCCATAAAACCACAAGCACTACAAATTTTTGGAATTTTCTCAAACTTCACCTGATAGACCTCACGTTGGCCAGCCCTCGATATAGTTACAAAACGAGACAATGGTTTCCTCACATCTAGCTTCACGCGAACACAGAAAAAGTTACCCACACCATGCCCATTAGTCTCCACTGATACCATCTTCCCAACCTTCTTTTCAGCGAGATTTTTTATCAGAGCATGATTGCGGTATCCCACCGGTAATTCGTGGATTGGGATCCAAGCAGCAAATGTATTAAGATCTATCGAATCTGGTGATGCAAATCAATCATACTTCTCGATACACATAGCTTTTTTACGGGATAGCCAAGGGCCTCCTTCCTCAACCTTGAGCCGATCACACAAATAAAAGTATTGCACTGCACTGTAAACATATTCCCCTCTAGATGTTGGAATTTTATCTCTCTTGCTGAGCTCCATGCAATTTTCATGTGTTGCTCAAAAGTCTGTGGACTGAAATAATTTGATGTATGAACCCTAATGGGAGCCATCCGCTTCATACCTTCCTTTGGTGCCGCCTCTTCCTCTTCAAATACTAGATCATCAATTTCATCCTCATCAATTCCCAGATGATGCAACATACCGTCTATTGCCTCAGACTTCTTACTTCCCAATCCAAAAGCTTGAGCCGTTGAACTTGCGGCCGGACTTGCCATGGCATCCAAACGCTCTACAACCCTAGAGAACCAGGGGAAAACGATGACTGAAGGCTTGAGATCCTGTCCGCCCCTAACTTAACGTGTAAGGGAAGGTGAGTTTGACCTGGAGAAAGAGTAAACTCcggtgccggtggagacacggctacGGAGGAGCAAAACCCTAGTCGCCCAGCTATCGCCAGGCCCTAGGTCAGTTCCGCGTGAGTTTCTCATATGAGACTTTTACCTGATCGGAAGGTCAACAGGTTTCTAGGTATCTCTGTGCCCAATCCTTAATTATTTGCTCTGGCCGGTCGCTTGGAATGACGGTAGGCCAGTCCCATATAAGAGATGGTACCGACCAAGGTTTTGGATCCCGATAGGAAAAATTTCCCTAGGGGATCAGGATTTCCGGTCACCGCCGTAACTGGAAATCCCAACCAGTTACCGGATAAATTTTGAAAtctaaatttgaatttaaactcctGGGCATGACCATTTATATAGAATATtcgctaaaatttgaaattttaacaaaaaaaaagagatttTTTGCCCGGTTAAACCAATCCTGGGGATGGTCGGGATATCCGTTACCGACAGGGATCCGGGTTTTCCGAGCGGTAACCAAACCTGAGCGGGCCGACGACTCCCACTCGCTTGAAGCGATAGGTAGGGGGTACCCTTTCTAGTGGTTTGTCTGTATTTTGTAAGCCTAGAAGCCGTACGCAATTCTGTCATGCGAGCCCAACACCAAAACAACAAAGGAACACAGAAAGGCCAACGCAGCCCATGAACAACCGAACGAGAAAATCATCCAACAAAATACGTACATGATGGCTTAGTCTAGTAGTAAGCTCGAGACGCTCCCTATAAATAAACACGCGACCGGCCTCGGACCACACATCAACCAGCCCGCACTGCCAATCAGGCCACAGTAAGCAACCCCGGGGAAGGAGGTGATGTGCTCCTCCGCCGACGAGGAGGCGTACATGTACGCGTTCCAGCTGGCACTGGCGCCTATGGTGCCCGTGATGCTGAAGAACGCGATCGAGCTGGGCATGCTCGAGATCGTAGTTGAGGCCGGCGGGAAGAAGCTGCCCCCTACGGAGGTGGCCGCGCGGCTGCCGCCCTCTGCTAACCCGCGAACGCCGGCCATGGTTGACCGCATGCTGCGGCTGCTAGCGTCGCACAACGTGGTGTCATGCGAGGTGGAGCAAGGCAAGGACGGCCTCCCGGCCCGCCGGTACGGCTCCACGCCGGTGTGCAATTGGCTAAACCCCGGCAAGGACGGTGGTTCCATGGCCCCGCTCGTCTTCATGAACGACAAGGTGGTTATGGGGGCCTATGATCATCTCAAGGGTGCCGTCTTGGAGGGTGGCCTGCCGTTCGAGAGGGCCTACGGGATGACGTTGTTCGATCACATGGGTGTGGATACGCGCTTCAATCGCGTGTTCCACGAGGCCATGAAGAacctctccaccatcatcaccagcaagcTCCTCGAGTTCTACGGGGGCTTCGACGGCGTTGACACCCTGGTTGATGTCGGGGGCGGCCTTGGCGCCACCATCCACGCCGTCACCTCCAGGTATTTTTTCCCCTAATTCAGCTTTACTCTTGTCATTGCGCAGTACATCAAGTTTTTCCTAATTTTGCTTTTGCTACCTCCAGGTATCCACACATTAAAGGTGTCAACTTCGACCTGCCTCAGGTCATCTCCCAGGCCCCGTCCTTGGCAGGCGTGCAGCACCTGAGCGGTGACATGTTCGACAAGGtacctcctggggacgccatcgtcATGAAGTGGATACTCCATGATTGGACCGACCAGCAATGCACCACGCTTCTCAGGAATTGCTACAACGCGCTACCCGAGCATGGCAAGGTTGTCCTCATCGACTGCCTCGTGCCGGAAAAGCCAGATCACACGCCCATGGCCAAGACCACGTTCGAGTTCGACATGCTCATGCTCACGCTCACACCAGGCGGCAGGGAGAGATACCTCACAGAGTTCCAAGACCTGGCCACGACCGCCGGGTTTGTTAGCGTCGAGGCAACCTACATATGCTGCAACGCATGGGTCATCGACTTCATCAAATAGCCTCTACTTCGTCTTTGCTTCGTTTTTCTTTTCATTACCCTCGCCGCCCAGTCATCGTATCATCATGTGCAATAAATGATTTGCTGCGTTTGCTCCTTCCAAACGCATTTTGCCTCAGGGATTCTTCCTTTTCAACGAGTTACTTGGTTGACCTGGTTCAAAGATATTTCTGAAAAAGAACACTTCTTTTTCTCAAACTACTCCGTACCAACTTGTTTTCGTGTGAACGAGGTCCTACATCGAGATGGCTTTTACCATGTGGTAAAAGAGTTGTGGGCGCATGATCAGAGGCCAATCCAAAGGTAAAATAATGATAAAATTGTTAAACCATGTAATTCATACGTTGTACTGGTATAGAGTACTCTACCTAATACAATACGCCCTTTGTATACGCCACGTGTGGGGCTTTTCCACACTATATTAACACGTAGCCCGGCCCAGGGAGAGGGTACGGTTCCAACCTAGGTCttttcacatggtatcagagcctcctcctccctcctcgtgAGGCGGCTGCCGCTCCAACACCGACGACCAAAACCCGCCCGCCGGCGTTCGCTGGTGCAGGACACACAAACCTCAAACATCTGCTCCGGTTGCTCCTTGTCGCCGTGAGCCTCCAAACCTAGACACAACCCACGACCCAAAACAACAACAACCGCTCCGATCGGAGCCCTCAAACCCTAGAAAACCTAGACACCAAAAACAACCCAACAATCTCCTCTGACGATCGATCTGATGGCTTCTGCGTCTTCGAccgcggcggctgctgctgcggcggcaaACCTGTCCACTGCCCTTGGTGCCCTGCCGTCCGAGAAACTTTCACGGGACAATCACCTTTTCTGGAAGACGCAAGTTCCTCCGGCCCTTCGCGGTGCCCAGGTCATGGAGCTGTTGAACGACACCGACCTCGCCCCGCCCAAAACTGTGGAGATAGAAGACCGTGATGGCAAGAAGGCccaagtgccaaatccagagtatGCAGTTTGGAACGCTCGTGATCAAACTCTTATGAGCTATCTGGTAAAATCCCTTGATGTAGATCTGTTATCTCAATGCATTGGTCTGGAACATGCACATGAAATATGGAAaacgatagaagatctgtttgcatCACAATCTCGTGCTCGTGTCAATTTCCTTAGAGGTGCCCTTATTAACACGAAGAAAGAAGAACTCATAGCTCGTCAGTATATTGCCACCATGAAAGGTTTTGTCTCTGAACTTGCTGCAGCTGGTAAAATCGTGGACCAAGATGAACTCAAGGGGTATATTCTTGGTGGTCTTGTGGATGACCGTTACACACCTTTTGTGGCATCTATCAATGCCAATCCAGCCACCACATGTGCTGATATGTGTTCCCAGTTGAAAGCCTTTGATGATCGTCAAGCCACCCTCCCTCAACACAACACTGTTTTTCAGAGCTCAGCCAATGCTGCTGCCCGTGGTGGGGGCAATGTGCAGCGCCGTGACGATCGTGATGCTCAAGGTGGTCAGTATCGTGACCGAAGGGAAGACAGGGACCCTCGCCGTGCTGATCatcatggaggtggtggtggccattACCGTGACAGAAGAGATGACCGCTATGCTGGTGGCGGTGGTGACTATAACCGCCGTGATGACAGGCCTCAATACCGTGATCGACGTGATGACCGTGGCTATCGTCATGATGATAGAGAGCGCCGTGATGGAGGTGGACGTGGTGCTCCACAAGGGGGGCGTGGCCGTGGGCGCAGTCCTACCCGGTTCGTTGATACTACCTGTCAAATCTGCAAGAAATATGGGCATCCTGCAAATGAGTGCTGGTGGCGCTATGCTGATcgtgatgacgatgatgaagaaaacACGCGACAGGAAAAGGGAGCATATGGAGTTGACACCAACTGGTACATGGACACTGGTGCAACTGATCATATCACGGGACAGCTGAACAAGCTTCACACTCGTGAAGACTACCATGGACGTGATCAAGTCCACAACGCCAGTGGCACAGGTATGGCAATACAGCATATTGGTCAATCAACATTGCACACCCCTCATAGTTCTTTATGTTTACGCAATATTCTACATTGTCCTAGTGCCACGAAAAGTCTCTTATCTGCTCATCGAATTACCTTAGACAATAATGCCTTCATTGAAATTCaccctttcttctttttgatcaaggaccAGGCCACCAAGCAAATAATGTTTAAGGGTCATTGTTGTGACGGCCTATACCCACTTGTGCCCATCTCCAGTGCCTTCGACCCTCACAAGCAAGCCTTCATCACCATCAAGCCGTCTTCATCCACGTGGCATCGTCGTCTAGGACACCCTTCATCTTTTATTGTTCAACAGGTGCTTAGGAAGAATAATCTACCATATTCCCCATAAATAAATCCATATGTGTGTGATCCCTGCCAGCAGGCCAAGAGTCACGAATTACCATACCCCATCTCCACTAGTGTATCCACTGCTCCACTAGAACAAgcgttttctgatgtatgggaccTGCCCCAGTTTCTGTTGGTAAACACCagtattatgtaagctttattgatgactaTAGTAAGTTTTCTTGGATCTATTTGCTCAAAAAGAGATGTGATGTGTATCAAGTGTTCCTTAACTTCCAGCAGCTTGTTGAACGTAAATTTGGTCGAAAAATAGTAACTATGCAAACTGACTGGGATGGTGAGTATGAAAAACTCCATGGTTTCTTCCAAAAAGTGGGAATTACTCATCATGTCTCATGTCCACATGCTCACCAGCAAAATGGCTCAGCTGAGCGCAAACATAGGCATATAGTCGAGGTTGGTCTTGCTCTCCTCGCTAATGCATCCATGCCACTTATGTTTTGGGATGAAGCATTTCTTACTGCCACCTTTCTTATTAATCTCCTTCCCACCAAGGTTCTTAATCATGAGTCCCCAATAGAAAAATTGCTCCAAGTAAAACCCAACTATGACTCTCTTCGCATTTTTGGCTGTGCGTGTTGGCCTAATCTTAGACCATACAACCAAAGGTAATTATCTTTTCGTTCCAAAAAATGTGTGTTCTTAGGTTATAGTCCTATTCATAAAGGAGTCAAATGTTTGGATATCTCCACTGGCCGCGTCTACATTTCCAgggatgttgtgtttgatgaaaaCATATTCCCTGGGGCTCAACTCAAAAAGGAGATCTTATTGCTCCCTGAATTTTTGTCGCCAGAACCATCATCTAGTGAGGGTGTCCATGTTGATAACCATATGCATATTGTCCCTGCTGTTGATCACTTACAATTTCCTTGTACAAGTGTTGCAGATGCTACTAATAATTCTGCAGGATATGGTGAAAATCTGGAGCAAAATGGTGCTCAAACGAGGAAAAATGAGCAACGCCAAAATCGCACTGCAACCGGAGCTGAAGAACATTCTGCTGGCAGCGAATCTGCCTCGGATCTGGAGTCTGACTCGACCGGTGGCAGCACATCCACATCGGATCAGGCGTCGGCATCAACCTCGCAATCTGAACCAGGTCCTGGCGTCTCCTCGCGCGCCACGTCGTCTCGGGAGCCTGACATGGCCGACAGCGGCGGGACCAGTCCACGTGCGCCCGCTGGTGACATTTTGCGCGGGAGCGGGAGTGCTCCCGAGGATGAGCGCATGCACACACCTGCGCCCTCTGGTGATTTGCCACGTGGCGCCGACAATCAGCATCCTAATGATGACTCTGAATCCTCCTCGGATCATGAGAACAATAATGACAGTAGTGATGACACTGGTGACAGTTTTTCTGCGGATGAGCCCCCTGCTGCTTCCCGTGTGTCGCAGCCGTCTCGTCCCGTTACTCGATCACAAAGAGGTATAAGATAGCCAAAAACATATACTGACGGTACTGTTCGTTATGGCATGTTTTCATCCACAGGTGAACCTGAAAACCTTGTTGAAGCCTTGGAGGATAGCAAATGGAAATGTGCAATGGATGAAGAGTATGCAGCACTTATGGAAAAAAACTTGGCACTTGGTACCTTCTAGTCCACACAAGAACTTGATTAACTGCAAATGAGTATACAAAATCAAAAAACGAGCAGATGGTACAGTTGAAAGATACAAAGCAAGAGTTGTTGCAAAAGGGTTTAAGCAAAGGTATGGTATTGATTATGAGGACACGTTCAGTCCTGTTGTTAAAGCTGCTACTGTTCAACTTGTTCTTGCTGTGTCTGTATCTCAAGGTTGGAGTTTAAGGCAGCTTGACGtaaagaacgcgtttcttcatggcgttctggaGGAGGAAGTATACATGAAACAACCCCCTGATTTTGAAGATCCTCGCTTTCCGCATCATATTTGCAAATTGGACAAGTCTCTTTATGGTTTGAAACAAGCACCACGTGCATAGTATGCTAGGCTCAGTTCAAAGTTGCAAGATCTTGGTTTTGTCCCTTCCAAGGCAGACACATCATTATTTCTCTTTAAACGGCCAGGTATTACCATTTTTTGTTGaaatatgtggatgatattattgtTGCTAGCTCTTCTGATGGAGCAATATCAGCATTTCTCAAGAAATTAAGTGATGATTTTTtattgaaagatcttggagacttGCATTTCTTCCTAGGCATTGAGGTGAGAAAACATCAACATGGACTTGTTTTGACACAGGAAAAGTATGCTTCAGATTTACTTAAGAAGGTGGGCATGATACATAGTACAAGTTGTCCCACGCCACTGTCCACTACAGAAAAATTGTCTTTACATGATGGGACACCACATGGTCCTGAAGATAGCTCAAATTACAGAAGTGTAGTTGGTGCATTACAGTATCTCACTTTGACTATACCAGATCTTTCTTTCTCTGTCAACAAAGTCTGTCAGCATCTCCATGCTCCTACCACTACACATTGGACTGCAGTGAAACGAATATTGCGCTATATCAAAGGTACAATCAAAATTGGTCTTACATTTCAGAGATCCTCATCCACACGTATTAGTGCCTTTTCAGATGCAGACTGGGCAAGCTGCCTTGATGATAGACGTTCCACTGGTGGCCTTGCTGTGTTTTTTGGCCCAAATCTGATATCAtggagtgctagaaaacaagCCACTGTATCACGATCCAAAGACTGAAGCAGAGTACAAGGCGCTGGCTAATGCCACAGCAGAGTTAATATGGGTTGAAGCTTTGGCTAGAGAGTTGGGTGTTCCCCTTCGGCAACGTCCATGTctttggtgtgataatcttggagcGACATATCTCTCTGCAAATCCAATATTTCATGCCAGAACAAAGCACATAGAAATTGATTATCACTTTGTCAGAGAAAGGGTGGCTGAAAAATTACTTGATGTCAAGTTCATCTCAACAAAGGATCAGGTTGCAGATGGTTTCACTAAGGCTTTAGCTGTTAAAGACCTAGATGAGTTTAAGCGTAACCTCAACCTCTCTAgaggtttagattaagggagaGTGTTAAACCATGTAATTCATACGTTGTATTGGTATAGAGTAGTACTCTACCTAATACAATACACCCTTTGAATACGccatgttgtattgtgatccaaattcatatactaaagggaggctaacttctgacgggcggagcgaggcccgtcgccggaggattacaaggaaaagtggagtatggatctcttattttggaaaagatctcaaggataagagtgagaataagttttcataaatatgtacttcatttgtttttgaaactaatttttttccaggacgtccattctaactagggtctcctaaggtcaacaatggctctgataccaacttttcaacacccggatttttaagtccagatgcctattatgccattcatcgcaatcccaggaatattgtttttgcgagacataatagattgatatcacaacacatcattcattacaacacatatattgtcttacatagagggatcacatgatccagtcttaatacatcatattggatctagagatcctattataaAACACATGGcagaagcgaagtaacggttgcggtccatctattccacagacaactgttgacgtcaggagtgatcctagttgtcgtagacgtcctgctgtccatcttcctcgtactcgtcgttcctcttcatagtctggccatttgaatagccagggacaaagccatgagtactttaaagtactcgcaaactaatactaatgtaagcactatcaactatagtaagggggatgctaagctctaggtttatttgcataaagccaagtttatttcataaacatttagtaaagatgcttgagtcgctagactaactcaagtgggaacattagtgtcattcccacaactctgttgtgattcaagtcaaagtcaccatttcaagttcaaatcacaagtcacccttcacatgtcacttttttttaaaatggtctgatgacggaacagtatggcctttccaatcgtccgtaaccgtggacacggctattcgaatagttctacactctgcagaggtcgtacacttgtgccacaatatttgcaataatccgtcagggttaactggccctgatttatcacactccgtgtgcggactaccaaccataacttttcacttacatacccttgtataggtacctctccccatgagcttggcctcccagtgaagacagacagtcagcctgggaactgcacagggcttgggccggacattcacctcatttcacgtcatttcacatcatctcatatttctttggaggcagcccttggcataaccccgatgacgcttgtttagagggaaccatactaagatacataaacttctagttaagccctacccatatcaggtattgtgggggtacttgtaaaattggaatggtatcgcatccgaacccaaccatcagtttttgtaaaattcaccatgtcattcacaagtcatattcaccttcaaaatctttcaatagaatgactcatcattccaaggttttcaaagtcatttcatttcacctgttcccatctagagcagtcaattttatttgttagcactagcaactaatcatgaggggtgctatctagctttcattgctctaggctacatgtgatgatcttgttctactctagaccaagtgatttatgaatcaaaagtaaactttcataaacaaaactcaaaaacttgtaaggtaaaaacttgggataggatcattaaacataaagtatgatgtagtggtgccttgctctattagagctttgcacttgggtaacttgcaagaatattagcttgccttgagtggtgtactgatcaaagtggtcttcttcttcctggaagtagacctcctccttctcggtgtactcctcggtactagcgtctaaatacgagtataatACACACAATTACTACACACagcctaagtactagactaagcacacacataaatcactcctactaagctatcaatcaacatgcttattaggtgagttgatttaattttattcttaagaaaaataatttcctctcattataaatattaattagagtttctatttatttcttgagagaaaataatttcctctcattgaataatattaagatttaatttcctcaattaatgtcatatgacctaggttgaccaaagtcaacctcttcttaAGTATCAATTgggaagtgatttaaatgaggtacaccacctcatgcctttttaatactcatgattaatgatttaatatcatcaactaatttaatatgagtttAGAATTAACCATAGTCTCTAccccatattaacttagttgagacaagatttaaatgagaccaaaacatctcacaagatttaataagtggttttgaatagtttaaaaactaCTATGGGAAGGATTTACTATTTTCAATTAGGAACATATgggtcattaatacatgtgtcatCAACTCTCATTGAATCACTGGGAGTAATAGTTTAAGTGAGAAGTtatacctcatataatttaaaccatatttttgaaatagtttaaatgagctagaaatggctaTATAGCcaatatttgaatctagcccatgatcatatacagtaccactatcatatttttacataaacaattagagtatttgaattttaatttatgAGAGTTTGAATCATCTCAAAATAGTTGATGGTTGATttgaaataattatttgaagttgaaaaaggccctgccttgttatttttatcatttaaattctatAATAAACCTAAAGTTGAGGTCATTGTAGTCTTGTAGATAATTTAACAaggtttctaaatatataaaatttgttcaatttggtttggtagattttattctatttaattttcaaaACAGCATCTGAGAGCAATTAACTGAAAAAGAAATAAacggaatttgaattcaaacgcgGGCGGGAAACGAAGTGTGCCGGCCCAGCGGCGGCCTGGGCCAcacgtgcatggcgcatgcacgtcgggcgCGGGCGACGCACGCGGTGCGTCGGATCAGGATCCGACGGCactgggccgtcgtcttcctcccgacgcCAGCGAGCTTCCGACGGTTCTCCTGCTCACCTCCGGGCACGGTTTGCGGCGAGGTTGGGTGCGTTGGGCAGGGTTTTTCAAGGGCTTCAAGGTGGTGTAGGGTTTGGTGACTATGGGGATGAAATATTTGACGGTTTTTGCgtgtggccgccggcgagcttctgGCTATGGTGAGCTGCAATGAGGAAGAGAGGGAGGTGCTAGGGGAG contains the following coding sequences:
- the LOC124667158 gene encoding tricetin 3',4',5'-O-trimethyltransferase-like, with the translated sequence MCSSADEEAYMYAFQLALAPMVPVMLKNAIELGMLEIVVEAGGKKLPPTEVAARLPPSANPRTPAMVDRMLRLLASHNVVSCEVEQGKDGLPARRYGSTPVCNWLNPGKDGGSMAPLVFMNDKVVMGAYDHLKGAVLEGGLPFERAYGMTLFDHMGVDTRFNRVFHEAMKNLSTIITSKLLEFYGGFDGVDTLVDVGGGLGATIHAVTSRYPHIKGVNFDLPQVISQAPSLAGVQHLSGDMFDKVPPGDAIVMKWILHDWTDQQCTTLLRNCYNALPEHGKVVLIDCLVPEKPDHTPMAKTTFEFDMLMLTLTPGGRERYLTEFQDLATTAGFVSVEATYICCNAWVIDFIK